In Musa acuminata AAA Group cultivar baxijiao chromosome BXJ2-8, Cavendish_Baxijiao_AAA, whole genome shotgun sequence, one genomic interval encodes:
- the LOC103974762 gene encoding pentatricopeptide repeat-containing protein At2g33760-like: MGAPIDIPSYAALLDATSASRDLATLRRAHGRLLVGGLAHHRFLRSKLCAAYARCSRLPEARHLILLCPRPSAFLLNSLLRADAPRSALLLFHRMLSSRSPPPDSRSFASALHHAAALSSLRVGRLLHAAAFASGLLLDPDPLVPNSLVAMYSKCGDLASARRVFDRMSRRSVASWTAMIAACGAHGQAPDAVALLGGMVADVGEAGLDGAAMTAVLAACARGDAAEAEVGRRVFEMMREGRFGGVRPGVEHYTCMVDMLGRAGRVEEAEALIGEMDGEPDDALWAALLGACRAHGRLDVAERVADLVYGHTV, from the coding sequence ATGGGAGCCCCTATCGACATCCCCTCCTACGCCGCCCTGCTCGACGCCACCTCCGCCTCCCGCGACCTCGCCACCCTCCGCCGAGCCCACGGGCGTCTCCTCGTCGGAGGTCTCGCTCACCATCGCTTCCTTCGTTCCAAACTTTGTGCCGCTTACGCACGCTGCTCCCGCCTTCCCGAGGCACGCCACCTCATCCTCCTCTGCCCCCGCCCCTCCGCCTTCCTCCTCAACTCCCTCCTCCGCGCGGACGCCCCCCGCtccgccctcctcctcttccaccgGATGCTTTCCAGCCGCTCCCCGCCCCCGGACTCTCGCTCCTTCGCCTCCGCTCTCCACCACGCCGCCGCCCTTTCCTCTCTCCGCGTCGGTCGCCTCCTCCACGCCGCCGCCTTCGCCTCCGGTCTCCTCCTCGACCCGGACCCCCTCGTCCCCAACTCCTTGGTCGCCATGTACTCCAAGTGCGGCGACCTCGCCTCTGCCCGCCGCGTGTTCGACCGCATGTCCCGCAGGAGCGTCGCCTCGTGGACGGCCATGATCGCCGCGTGCGGGGCCCACGGGCAGGCGCCGGATGCCGTGGCGCTGTTGGGGGGTATGGTGGCCGATGTGGGGGAGGCCGGGTTGGACGGGGCGGCAATGACAGCGGTCCTGGCGGCGTGCGCGAGGGGAGACGCCGCGGAGGCGGAGGTGGGACGGCGGGTGTTCGAGATGATGAGGGAGGGTCGCTTCGGTGGGGTGCGGCCGGGGGTGGAGCACTACACGTGCATGGTCGACATGCTGGGGCGTGCGGGGCGGGTGGAGGAGGCGGAGGCGCTGATCGGGGAGATGGACGGGGAGCCCGACGACGCGCTGTGGGCAGCGCTCCTCGGCGCGTGCCGGGCGCATGGCCGGCTCGACGTGGCCGAGAGAGTGGCCGACCTGGTCTACGGGCACACCGTCTGA